The Syngnathus acus chromosome 2, fSynAcu1.2, whole genome shotgun sequence genomic interval GGATGTTTAATCATCTGGATGTCTGCTCCATACTAGGATTAGTcccatttattgtgtgacaaaaATTGACCTCTGTtaactttcatttgttttagtttgtgCATATGCTTCATGGTTTGACAGGTGAACAAGCATGTGttttaatcacatttattttgtaattctTTGAAGAGAGAAAATGCACTGAAATGTTGCACTGCACTTGCGGTTGCAAGTGCGAAATTAACATCAAATAATGGggtcaacaaaaaataaaaaataaatcttacaACTGCCATGCAACACAGCAATGCAAATCAGTATTTACCAGAGCTTTTCCTGCATCTTGGGATATTGTAATATACACAGGACTGGTCATGAATAATGTTAGTGGGAATTCTTCCAGGTATCCTGTTGTATGTGAACACTTGTTTTtacatggtgtttttttttttcattttaaagtcaatAAATACTTTAAGGGAattccttttcattttttttcgcaattttaattacaaaaacatacaaaccGTTTGCCATTTTTATTAGAACAAGTGAGGTAAACGTAATGAGACACTTGGACCAATCGGAGTTCGTGGGAGGCGGGCTCTAGTCAACTGTGTTGCCGTTGGAAAAGTGCGGCTTGCCTTCATTGTGCTTCAGCTGCCTGGTACAACAGATCGTCAGAGCAGAGGTACGTGACGTACTTATTCGCTTTAAATAAACAGATAAACTCGTTTTACTGTCATGGATACACTTATCGCCTTTCATAAGATGTTACTGAGATTCACAGGCATAGCAGAGCGCAAAATGTTGGCTGCAAGGTGAAGATAACAAGCTTTAGCTTAGCTACGATTAGCAACTCCCAGACAAAGATGGCGCTGCCGCCCGAGAGTGAcgcagtgtttaaaaaaaaaaaaaaactttatttacaaGTTGCTCACGTACAGTAAATTCAAAACAAGTGTAAAAAATGCAGTATATCTAGAATAGAATTTAGTTCAAACATTAATTGACAAGGGACAAACAAGCGAGGGTACAAGTATCGATTTTGAAGAATTTTAATGAAAATGGTTTGACGCATTAAGCGTGACGTAGATCATAAAGGCGGCCCGAAACGCGGCGTGCTTGGTCGGACCTAATGGGAGAAACCACTGAGCAAAACACACCAATTTTCGTCTCAATTAATTTTCTTGTTTAGTATTCGCGAGTCTTCAACGCCTTCCTACGTTTGTTGGCATAATCTGAAGACGTTTTGTTCAGTTCAGTGTGGAAAGACACCTGCCGTTCTACTGTATGTAAAACCGACACGCTAAACTTATTGCGAACTTCTGCATAGGTGCCGTTGCAATATAAAGTTCACGTATAGGGCGGCCAATTAAGTGATTACCCAACCCTTGATGGGGAATTGCATTGGTACATCAGAAACGTCATTGTATTCCAAACAATGTAACTTGAGGTCGTACTTTGTGAGTGGTCACTGACCGCGAGTCCCCCGACAAACGTGATCACAGCGGAGGCAGGGTTTTAGTGCACCTGCAGTCTTACTTCCGGGTTGGATAAATAGCCACCAAAGTAACTcctatttcaaaacaaactaatCAGCGTTGTGCCAAAGCCAATATATAATCATATATATGCCTAGAGTTAATTGTGGAAAGCTTAAAATAGCCTACAGCCCCAATTTTATAGATAACATAATGCAgatataacttttttttgtttttttggtaatTTATTGTTGCACCTCTACTATCAACACAATTTCTATCCTGTACATTCCTTGCCAGCATGTGATTAACTGGATACAAGATAACAGACAACAATGCTTTAAATGACCATGGGTTTGAAAGGTGTTTTGGAAATTAAATGtatggatttgtttttgctccttTTGATCTTGTCCATCCTAAGATGTTATGAAACTGTTTGCAGCATAGCGATGAACAGGATTCGAATCCACGTCTTGCCGAGCAGCCGCAACCGGCTGACACAGCAGCCGACGCGTCCGCAGGAGGCTCAGACTTGTGCCTTCTTGCAGCGGCCGTGCTCGCAGCCCCGCCTGGATGGCTTGGAGTTCTGCATTAAACACATTCTAGAGGACAAAAGCGCCCCCTACAAGCAATGCAATTACGTGTCCGCTAAGAATGGCAAACGCTGCCCCAATGCTGCGCCCAAGGTCGAAAGGAAAGACGGGTAAGTGGAACagaaaaagtgacttttaTAGACTTATAGAAGCATAAGTAACCAAATGTATTGTTTAAAAATGGCACTAATAAATAGAGTACACATTCGAAGTTGTTTAAGTCATAGGCCGTGTTGAGCAAATTACTTACAAAATGTAGTCACCTTTCCAAAAAATGTTACTAGGGAAAGTAATTATTGCAttactttttcaaaaatattcaattatgtaaaaaaattcTGCATTACTAAATGTGATCTAACCGCagctttttcactttttttttttagtgtgacATTCTGTGCCGAGCATGCCCGCAGGAACGCCATGGCCCTTCGTGCTCAGATGAAAAAGGCGTCGTCCGGTCCGTCACCAGAGATGCTGTTGTCCCAGCTGAGCGGATACAGCCGTGCCGAGACGCGTGGCCTCGATAGAGGTCACTCCGAAGCCAGTCGTATTCTCGGTAAACGCTTTTGTATCCCATGTGGTGACAAGTTTTGCCACGTTTTGTTTCTACATTTCAGAACATAATTATTGTTctcctttattttattttttttgtccatacTATTATATTGCGTTTGTGATGGCAAGATGTCATGTGTTTTGACCAGATGAGGACAGTCCAATGAGCGAGGAGGAGCAGAGTCCGTTGGCACTGGACCAGACGTGGAGAGGCGACCCCGAAAGTGAAGCAGACAGCATTGATAGTGACCATGAAGATCCTCTCAAGTAAGAGTTTTGAGCCCacccgtgtttttttcctctgtccTGAATAGGACGGTCTTAGAAGCTAATGTTGCCTAGCGGCACATTTTTTTACGAGTGAATCTTTTGAGGAGGTGAATGTTTCTTATGCTGCTAAAATTAGTGACGCACATTGAacaaaatgtgtaaaatgaaaCCCTTGCTATTTCCATTGGGGGAGGCTAGCCCAAACCCTGACCCATGAAATGACTGCTGACCAAAATGTTTAGAATTGCCCATGTTTGAACTGGTAATGTACCCCAAAACACTTGATTATGATGCTTAATATTTTAGAACATTATGCTTAAAGGGACCTTGAGGGTTtgattttggggaaaaaatgcatcaCACTTGCAAGGATGCTTATTTGCCTCACTAAATCTCAACCTGTAAAAATACCAATTACAACTTTCCTACTAGGCATTTTATTATGTTCACTTGACACAGTAAAATATAGGTactccctttttttaaatgcatacGGGAAAAGAACTCCATCTTCAGTTTGGTCATCACTGATTGTCCCATAGATTAATTTTCAAGAAGCTAATAGCAATCCAGACCGTTTTCTGCATCACCTTGAGAAGTTTACCGACCTGCTTGTCGGACCTCTCCTGGACTTTTCTGTCATTATGCTGCTTGCTGTTAAGCTAGCCAGCCATCAATATTTTCATCAGTAAAAATAGTGAGGTTAGATACAtttgaatagttttttttaaaaaaatttttttataatgaatCACTGTAATGCTTCCTTCTGGGCCATAGAAGTTTATACGCAGATGAAAATCCGCTTAATTTTTTGCATCGTTCATGACTCTAAGACTTCTGAAAAAGATTTTGGGAAGATGATGTAACACCGGTGGTTGCTTTTGAGAAGTATTAAAAGCTTTTCGTTGGGCCGGGGGGGCTTGGCGTGTGCGCACATTGTGATGTAACGGCTGGCGCTCTGTGATGTATTCTGCGTGCATAGACATGCTGGCGTGTACACGGCAGAGGAGGTGGCGCTCTTCACTCGAGAGAAACTCATCAGGCTGCAGTCCCTCTACATTGACCAATTCAAACGTCTCCAGCATCTGCTCAAGGAGAAAAAGCGCAGATATCTACACAACCGCAAAATCGAGCACGAAACCATCGGTAAATATTGAGTCTTCGCCCATCACCTAGACGGTCTCACAAGATGTCGCCGGCCCAACCGTGTGTTTGGTTTTCGACAACAGGAAGCAGTCTTTTGACGGGAGCCGAAGGCCTGTCCATGAAGGAGAGGGAGAACCTGAAAAAACTCAAGGCTCTTCGTCGTTACCGTCGTCGCTATGGCGTGGAAGCTCTGCTCCACCGCCAGCTGAGAGAGCGAAGACAGACGGTGACCGAGGGAGCTCCTCAGGTGCTCTCCACTGACTGAGACACATAGCAACACCTGCCAGGGCGatctcatttttctttagaCAATCACACCATGTGTTTTCATTAACTACTATGGACGGGGATTTTTCTGATAAGAGCACCAGGCGTGGTATTTTTCTTCAAGTTTTCGTCAAGCCTTGCCGTTGGCAAAAACAGTGGGCTTAGCGTCTTGTTGAAAAAGATTAGAGTCCATTTTTGCCTCCATTCTCCAAGCTTTATTGTCCCATTCtgaactgggaaaaaaaacaaccaattgaCTGATGGCTGTTTCCCATTTTGTAGGCGCACACACGAGCAGTGCAGGAGAAATGCGTTTCCTtggtggatggaagtcgatgCTCGAATCCCTGCCTTCCTCTGACACGCCACTGTTTCTCCCGTATCCTCTCAAAAGTCTGGAAACTTTTGGCCCCATTGTGACCGGCTGCTTGCAGTAGCTTCTGGTGCTTGAATGGGAGCCCACATGAACTCCTTCCTGTGGTCCGTTGGTTTGCCCTCACTAAACAAAGGGATAACCAACTCAGTAGGAAGGaacaaagtctttttttcttggtttCCACATTCACATGTCATAAGACATTCGAGAAGTTCCATCACTTACCACACACAGTAAGACTCTTTTGCCATCACAATGACGACTAGAATTGAATCTTCTGCCAGCTAGAGGAAGAATATTTCTTCAGCAATGATTTTACCCAAATAACGAGTCACTCAAATGCTGGGTCTGGTTGAAATGGCCACGTCATCTTTTCAACATGGTTCCTGaaaacattcattcaaatctcTTTGTAGTGATAAGGGTGTCAAGAATGAGTATTTGGGAATGCCGTCACTGCTTTTGCAATCATTTGTGACTGCCTAATTTCAGAGATTCTGGAATTGGAATCTTGGGTGGGGCGGTTAAcgtttttgtgtgattttggccaagaaaaaaaaaatctggtttAGATAAAACCCCTCCAAATTCAAGAAAAACAGTGCACCGGTCAACATATCATTCATCATTGAGCTCTTTCTGCTTCTGTTTGCCATTCATATTTGGGGGTCTTTTACCACCTGTGATCAAATGGTTTGTGGAATCACAAAGTGGCTGTCAGGCTCTTGGCACGATTCCTTTCTGGTCAACCGTTCAGCTAATCCTTGACGATGTCACACTCAGACATTTTCCAGGACAGCAACCAGGTTCTTTTCAAAAGTTGTCCGGGCACCAAGGACATCCCGTGTGAGCGTACGGTGCACATGGGCCAGTCGGACGATCCCCGTTGCCATCTTCACCTCCCCCTCCCGCCACCCATGTACAGGCCAGAGTGGGAGCCCCCCCAGCAGGAGCATCCCAGCCCCGTTGCCAGAGAACTGTACCTGAGCGCCGCTGAGCTTCGGCCCACCGAGAGCCTTCCTCTGGAGTTCAGCGATGTGCGTGGAACGGCGTCCTCGAGGGGACAAGGAGGAATACTTGTTGCCATCTTCTGCGTTTAATGGGCCCATCCGCCTCTTCTGCAGGACCTGGACGTGGAAGGAGACGGGACGCAGGGGCCGCCGTCCCCCCTGCAGTTCGACACTGCGTTGGCCCTGGAGGACCAGACCATTCGAGCCATTGCCGAGGCACCGATGGATCTCCTAACCGCGGACGACCCGGATCAGGTAGATCTGGACCCGTCGGGACAGGACGACAACGACATTGCGGATGAGCAGGTTTGTTTCGGTCGCTCGCTTCGGCTCGGTTCCGAGCCTTTTCGTCTCAAATGACCCGGCCCTGTTTTTCCTGCAGGTGGCATCCGAGGCGTTGCAAGCCAAAGAAGACGCGCCCAGATGATTCTTTGTTTTCCAATCTGCAAAGACGGACGAACAgacatttggaatattttcaaCTGTTCACTGCTCCTTGATTGGTCCTGTTTACACGCATTAAACTGCACTCATCCTCATCCTGTTTGTCATTAATTGGGGTAGAGGATGTTTTTGATATTTACTGGCCACAGGAATAAAGCCAAAAACTGCCAGTAATTGGCACAAATTGTTTAGAATTATTAATTTAAGCAGTAAATATACAACAATCTGATTGAAATCCATTTTAACATTCCAAACGCATCTTGCAACATCAAATGCCTTACAGCAgtcttcattcatttgttttaatgcaCAATTGGCCAAGACTTTCTCATAATTTGGGCTAACAACCCAAACCGGGGCTGGAGAATTCTGTTCCTAGAGAGCTGCTCTCCTACCTGTTATAGAAGATGACCTCCTTCACACACATGGTTCAAATAATGAACAGTGGATTATAAAGGGTTTTGGAATTCGTGTCAGAGCATCCTGCATAGAGTTTcacatgttctccctgtgcggctttttttttttttttttttggcagaacTGGCTGCCTCCACTtccaaaaaaatcccaaaacaCCAGCTTCACTGAGGACTGTAAATTGTCCATGGAGAGTAGGGCTGTCATTATTGAGTATTTTTAGAAGCGATTATTCCATTGATGATTGAATAATCAAGGAAACGTGTTTTGCATTAACATTTATTGCAGTCATCTTTTTCTTGATGAAATTATTAAACAAAACCTTCTAAGCAATGATTCTGTAATTTTGTAAGATCGGTTGTCTAAATGATAGTCAAAATACATAATTGTAATAATTACTATTTGTCGATTAATGATGAAACATTGATTGATTAATAATCAGTTGATTCATTGATGCTAATTTAATTGAATGTAAACCGCTAATATGCGGGCATGCATTCCTATGATGACGTCTTTACATGAGAAAAACTGAACCTTATTGGTAGTTTGCTGAAAATAATTAAACATTATTTGTTGGCTCGATAGACAGTCATTTTTccgaacaaaacaaatttattAGATTCAAATTAATCATTCGGCAGTGGTGTCGCAGTGCCAAacaagtgcaaaataatattgGATACGTGGCAGAAGGACACGAAAGAGTTGATGAAAACTTGAAAAGGTTTTTGCACAAGTATGCTGGAGTTTCATTTGGCAGGCAAAAAACAgcgtggggaaaaaaatgggggcGGGTAAAGCAGATTTCTGCTATGACATCACTTTTCCTCAACCCAAACACGCCACACAAGagcgacgaggaggaggagaagaaatgaatccagcagcagcagcagccgccgaAGGAAATTCTCCATTTCAGCCAAGCCGGCGTCGAGGACCTCCAAGAAAATGAGGTAAGCGCGTTTTCTCCATGTCGTTATCGGGGTCGGGGACTCAGAAAGGCCGGGCGGTGGCGTTTGGAGTTGGTGTGGACTGCGGAGAAGGCTtcgcttggcttggcttgctTTGGCTGCCGTCTGTCGCAGCCAAGCAGGCCGAGCAAGGGCGGTGTAGTTTGGAAATGGAAATGGGAATGAGAGGGCCTGCCTCCCTGCATGCTTGCTGCTGGAGCCCCCGGCCCGGCATTTGGGGTCTTGGGTTcccttttttcctccttttgggCGGCAGCCATACGTCGTGGAGGATTGTCAGCGCACGGTTTGAAGCAGAAATTGGAGAAGTTGCCTCTCACTTGGAATTGGTCACATATTGGACTCATTGAAAATCATGATCAAGCACAATGGGTCACAAAATGACAGGCGCAGAAACTATGCAGGTTAGGCTTTTGCATTGGGGTGCCAGACCCATGTTCAAATCTGAAATCggagtgtatttatttatttataactaTTATTGTCAAGGTTAACAGATAACACACACTATAACAGAAATTGTCCCGAGATTGGGCCCTCACTCATAATTGGTATTAGGTAGGGAAAAACGACAACATGCCCATACACAAGGGATCTTTATCTAGCAAGGTCCAAGactctccatctttttttttttttttttaaagataggAGTCCATTGAGtatatttgaggttttttttgtaggtggTTCAGGCTTAAACCAGGTAACTTATATTCTTCATCTTTAAGAGTGaatgggacaaaaaaaatcatgggaCAAACCAcgaggaaatgaaaatgttaaagaacctagtgcaggggtgtccaGATGTTgagagggccagatttggttCGAGTAAACTGTGTGTGGGGGGATGACCTCTTAGCGTCCAATTTCTTTAATATTTCACAAACTAGTTTGCATGTTTCATCAGGTACTGCTTCTTGATGTTAAATTCCTTGAAAAGAACCAGTTTCTTATCAAACTAGGCGGAcagttgttttgtatttttgtggaACAAAATATGCCAATTTCCACTTGTCCTGGAAGCGACTTTTCTCTCCAGCTTAGATATGGGCTGGAAAGAACCACACAAGGGTCAAGCAGGTTCAGTGTGACACCTAACACAACTTTGAGAATGGTGTCTTCATTTTTCCAAAGCAGCCACGGGCTCAGCCACAGGTCTGCTGCCATCTTCTGGTTAAATTTTGGCCGCATTTGACCCGACTTTGGACATGTCCGATCTAGGAGAAGGT includes:
- the kansl2 gene encoding KAT8 regulatory NSL complex subunit 2, producing MNRIRIHVLPSSRNRLTQQPTRPQEAQTCAFLQRPCSQPRLDGLEFCIKHILEDKSAPYKQCNYVSAKNGKRCPNAAPKVERKDGVTFCAEHARRNAMALRAQMKKASSGPSPEMLLSQLSGYSRAETRGLDRGHSEASRILDEDSPMSEEEQSPLALDQTWRGDPESEADSIDSDHEDPLKHAGVYTAEEVALFTREKLIRLQSLYIDQFKRLQHLLKEKKRRYLHNRKIEHETIGSSLLTGAEGLSMKERENLKKLKALRRYRRRYGVEALLHRQLRERRQTVTEGAPQAHTRAVQEKCVSLVDGSRCSNPCLPLTRHCFSHIFQDSNQVLFKSCPGTKDIPCERTVHMGQSDDPRCHLHLPLPPPMYRPEWEPPQQEHPSPVARELYLSAAELRPTESLPLEFSDDLDVEGDGTQGPPSPLQFDTALALEDQTIRAIAEAPMDLLTADDPDQVDLDPSGQDDNDIADEQVASEALQAKEDAPR